TACTCAGCAACAGCTGAAGAGCTTACCTTCAATAAACAAGATTATGCAGAGGATTTTAATTGGGAACAGCCATGTCCCGTGTGTACATCCCCTATGAAGCTTCGGCATGGTAGGTATGGCGCTTTTCTTGGTTGTACGCGTTATCCAGAATGTAAGGGAATTGTTAATATTCCTAAAAAAGGAGAAGCGCTCATTGCAGAGTCAGACCTTCCTAAGTGCCCTGCAATTGGGTGCCCAGGACACATTGTAGCAAGAAAGTCGCGCTTTGGAAAAATTTTCTTTTCTTGCTCTACTTTTCCAGAGTGTGACGTGATTGCTAACTCTTTGGAATTATTAGAATCTAAGTATCAGAATTATGAAAGAACTCCTTATGTTAAAAAGGAGAAAAAGGGATTTGCAAAAAAAACAAAAACTGCTTCAAAGGCCTCTATAACAAAGTCTAGTGCGACTAAATCTAAAGCAACTAAAACGGGCGTAAAAAAAGTTGCAAAGAAATCAGATGTAGAAAAACCTAAAAAGGTGCGTGTCATGCCATCTCTTGCATTGTCTGCTGATCTTGCAAAAATTGTTGGGTCTAGTGAGATGCCAAGACAAGAAGTTTTAAAAAAATTGTGGGAATACATTAAAAAACACAATTTGCAAGATTCCTCTAATAAAAGGCAAATTAACCCTGACAAGGCATTGAGCGGTCTATTTAGTTCTTCAGAGCCTATAGATATGTTTAAGCTTCCCGGATTAATTTCTTCGCATATGAAAAAAATTGAGTAAATTTACTTGAAATAAATTGCACCATTTGTGAAGATCCCAGTAATTTCACAAACAACCTTAAAAAGGCGTCTTTTATGAAAAAAACATTATTAGCACTTTGTGCAGCACTTGGATTCTTACTTCCATGTGTAGCTTCAGCTCAGTATTCAAATGCTGGCTGTGGTCCATGCTCACCACCACCATTCCTAGAACAAAGTCCTCCATGTGACCCATGGTACCTGTTTGCAGGTGTTGTTCATACAGGTCTTTTCCAAGATCGTTATGATGCAACTAGATCTGGTGCTACTTTGTATAGCAATGATCGCACAAATAATTTGGGCTGGCAAGTATTCCTTGGATACAAGTTCATTCCTTGTTTTGGTCTAGAGCTTGGATATGTTGATCTTAGCAAACAACGTGCGGGTGAGCATATTCCTGATGACACAGCGTTTAACTTAGTTAACGGTCACTATCGTGATTATGTAGTACCTCTTCGTGGAAACTTCTCATTGAATTTCTGTGATTTGTCACTATCTGCATTGTTTGGCGTTCACTACTACAATTCACATGGAAAACTTTCAAGCGTGGATGGAACTACAACAATTTCTCGCTTTAAATCTGGAATGGATTTTAACTTCGGTGCAGCTATCGAGTACAGATTCGTTGAATGGCTTGGTCTTCGCTTAGATATGTCTCGCTACTATATCAAGCATTATGATGATCAATCTTCAGATTATACAGATGCAGTTACTGCTAACTTAGTAACTTATTTTTAATTAGTTACTTCATATTACAAAGCTGCCTAAAGTTCTTTTAGGCAGCTTTATTTGTCCCCTAAAGTTAAAATTAAGGCGTTTCCTATGAAAAAAACTCTGCTTACGTTTTGCGCGGCATTTGTATGCTTGCTTCCATGTGTAGCTTCAGCACAGTATTTAGACTCTACCAATTCTTCTTGCAATCCATGCTCTGCACCTTGTGCTTCAGAATGCATCCCATGTGCAGCACCATGCGAAACTATATGTGACCCATGGTATTTATTTGCAGGGGTTGTTCATACAGGTTTATTTAATGATCGCTACAATGTTCCTTTATATAACACTGATCATGTAAGAATCGGTACGCTTCCCGATAATCGCTCAAACAATTGGGGCTGGCAAGTTTTTCTTGGATACAGATTTATTCCTTGTTTTGCACTAGAACTTGGATATGTCGATCTTAGTAAACAACGTGCAGCTGAGCAAGTTCCCGATGAATCAGATGTATTGCTTACTGGTCACTACCGTGACTACGTAGTGCCTCTTCGCGCTAACCTTTCAATGCATTTCTGTGATTTGTCATTGTCTGCGTTGTTTGGAATTCATTATTACAATTCTCATGGTTCACTTTCTAATGTAGCTGGAACAGAAACAATTTCTCGTTTTAAATCAGGAATGGATTTCAACGTGGGAGCAGCTATTGAATACAGATTTGTTGAATGGCTTGCCTTACGTGTAGATATGGCTCGTTATTATGTTAAACACTATGATGCCAAGTCTTCTGACTATACAGATGCAGTATCTGCTAACTTAGTAACTTACTTCTAATTTTAGTAGACACTTGCAAGTTTTCCTGGAGACAGAAAAGCTTGCAAGTGTCTTTCTTATTCAGATATATATTTCTCTGTGCTCCCTGCGGGCTTCTTTCAGTACAGATTAAATTAACTGCAGTGCTCACAGAGAGTACAGAGGATATATTTTGATAACCTGAGGAGTGTTTCATGAAAAACGTTTTGTTTACACTTGGTATAGCAGCTGCGTCCTTATTTTCATCTATAGCTTCAGCTCAATATTTAGATGATTCTTCTTCTTGTAACTCATGGTATCTATTTGGAGGTGTTGTTCATACAGGTCTTTTTCAAGATGGCTATGATGCAACTAGATCAAGCATCATATTGGGTGACAATGATCGCGTAAATAATCTGGGCTGGCAAGTATTTCTTGGATATAAATTTATTCCCTGTTTTGGTCTCGAGCTTGGGTATGTAGATCTTGCTAAGCAACGCACAGGGGAGCATATTCCTGATGATGCAGACTTTAACGTAGTTACGGGTCATTATCGTGATTATGTAGTACCTTTGCGCGGTAGTCTCTCCATGCATTTTTGTGATTTATCTCTATCTGCGCTGTTTGGTGTTCATTATTACAATTCTCACGGATCTCTTTCTAGTGTGAATGGTGTTACGGTAATTTCTCGCTTTAAATCAGGAATGGATTTTAATTTTGGTGCAGCTATTGAATACAAGTTTATTGAGTGGCTTGGTCTTCGATTAGATCTATCTCGCTACTATATTAAGCATTATGATGATCAAGCCTCAGATTATACAGATGCGCTTACAGCTAACCTAGTGACGTACTTTTAATATGAAAAGAATTATATCCGTGTTTTATGCTATAGCAGTGTGTTTGTTATCGTGGGTAGCCTCGGTTGAGGCGTACCCTGTATGTTCATTTAATTCTTGCGAAGTGCAATGCAACTCTTCTTGTGATCCTTGGTACGTGTTTGCAGGCATTGTACATACAGGTCTGTTTGATGATCGTTATAGGACATCTGAGGTGACAGTAGGTCTTGGTACTCCTTTTTTACCGACTGAGGGTGCTGATCATTCAAATAGTTTGGGCTGGCAAGCTTTTCTTGGGTATGAGTTTATCCCTTGGTTTGGACTGGAGCTTGGATATGTTGACTTAAATAAACAGCGTGTAGGTGAGCGGATTCTGGATGGTGTTTTAGTATGCAAGGGTCATTATCGTAATTATGTAGTGCCTTTACGAAGTAGATTCTCAGTGCATTTTGGAGGCTTGTCTTTATCTTTGCTTGCCGGTATACATTACTACCACTCTAAAGGATCGCTTTCAAGCCCTCCATTAGTAGTTGAACTTCTTGGTTCGGCACCCGGTTATATAACCATTTCTCGTAATAAGGCTGGAATGGATTTTAATGTAGGGGCTGTTATCGAATATAAATTTATCGATTGGCTCGGACTGCGCATAGATGCAACTCGCTATTATATTAAGCGCTATGACCCATCTGTTTCTCCATATACAGATGCTCTTTCAGCAAACCTTGTAACTTATTTCTGACTATCAGATTCTTCTGGAAAATAAGTTTTTCCTTCAATTGCAGCAATTCTTTTTTCAATAGGAGGGTGAGTTGCAAAGAGCATGTTCCAAAAAGATCTGTCATCAAAATAAAGATGAGAGTAAGCAATGCCCGATTTTGGCATATCTCTTACCTCTGCTTGATTAATCTTTTTTAGAGCTCCTGCAAGGCCATTTGGATTTCTTGTGTATTGAACGGCGCAAGCGTCTGCTAAATATTCGCGTTCTCTACTGATAAAGCTCTTAAGGACAGATCCTGCAAACCAAGTAATAAGACCTGCAACGATAAAGATGAGTCCTGCAAGGGCGATGAGCTGACCACTATTGCCACCACCCCCTCGTTGATCATTGTCTCCACCGCGAACAAAAAATGAGCCTTCTAAAAGGCGTATGCCAATATAAAAAATGATAAAAAAACCCATTACCATGGCAGCAAGCCTGGTACTTACTTTCATATCTCCATTATGTAAATGACCAAATTCGTGAGCAATAACGCCTTGAAGCTCATCGCGATTGAGGCTCATGAGTGCTCCTCGAGTTACAGCGATTGCAGCTTTTTCCTTTTTAAGACCTGCTGCAAAGGCATTAATTTGTCTGCATTCGATGATAAAGATTTCGGGTGTGGGAACAGAAGATGCGATAGCTATTTCTTCGACAATATTTCTTAGTTGCTGCTCTTTTAGGTCGCGTGTATCGGAAAAGACTTCTCTTCCTCCTGCTGCCTCTGCAACATATCTTCCCCCATATAAGCTAAAAGAAAAGTACTGAAAACCTGCTGTTAAAAATGTAATGCCTAAAAAGATAAGGCCAAAGTAGGGGTAGGGTGGATTGTAATTTTCTCCAGCGAAATAGCGAAGAGCAACTTCTGCAAGTATGGCTACAATAAAAGTTAAAATGATAAAGGCCGTAATAAAAAGCCCTGTCCTTGCTTTAGCTTTTTTTTGCGCTTCCCAAAAGTTCATTGCCATATTAGAACTTCACTTTGACAGCTTTTCTTGCCTCTTCTGCATCTACAGTGAATTGATCTGTTTGTTTATGCCCAAAAGCTGCTGCAAAAAGTACTGCTGGAAATTGCTGCTGGCTTATGTTATAGATCATAACGCAGTCGTTATAAGCTTGTCTTGAGAAGGCTACCTTATTTTCTGTGGAACTTAGTTCTTCTTGTAATTTTTGCATGGTTTCGCTTGCTTTTAATTGAGGATAGTTTTCTGCAAGAGCAAAAATCTGCCCTACAGATCCTTTTAGAGTACTCTCTGCAGCAATAAGTTCTTTCATGGAGCCTTCAGTAGGGCCGCCACTTTTACTTAGCTTGTCAAGAGCTCCTGCTGCAGTATTGCGAGCATTAATTACAGCTTCTAGTGTAGATCTCTCATAAGTCATGTATCCTTTGACAGTCTCAATGAGGTTGGGGATTAGGTCGTAGCGCCTTTGTAGTTGTACATCGATTTGGCTCCAAGCATTTTTTACTTGGTTTTTAAGAGATACAAGTCTGTTATAAAGACCCCAAATCCAAAGTACAATAATAACAATGATGGCAAGAATGATGATAAGTGCAATCATTTTTAGTTCCTATTTTAAAGTTTTTGCATGACTAATCGCACAGTATCAGATTGAACATCAAATATGCAATAAAAAGACGCTTTGACTAAATTCTTTGCAAAATATTAATATTTGTAAGTTATAACGATGCTTGTTACCCAAAGGAGTTGTAAAATGTGTTGTGGTCCTGCTGCGATTCAATCGCCCTCAATGTCTTCTCAAGTACCGTTCTTCATTTTTCAGAGAGAAGATAACTTATGTGAATGGATTTGTAAATTAGTTCTACTGGTTTTTCAGAGATTTCGTAGCGTTGAAACGATTAATGCATACTTACCTAACCTTTCTGAAAAAAATATTCAATGGTTATCAAAAGCACAGATTCAAGCAATTTCTATAACGCGTATTAGTAATGAACTAAGTCGAGAATTTCTTCAAAAATTTCTGCCAACGCAAGTGGCAAACGATTTTACAGAAGAGCAAAGAAAAGCTTATTTTGAAAAATGTAACAATCAGCAGCCTCATGACC
The DNA window shown above is from Chlamydiales bacterium and carries:
- a CDS encoding outer membrane beta-barrel protein: MKKTLLTFCAAFVCLLPCVASAQYLDSTNSSCNPCSAPCASECIPCAAPCETICDPWYLFAGVVHTGLFNDRYNVPLYNTDHVRIGTLPDNRSNNWGWQVFLGYRFIPCFALELGYVDLSKQRAAEQVPDESDVLLTGHYRDYVVPLRANLSMHFCDLSLSALFGIHYYNSHGSLSNVAGTETISRFKSGMDFNVGAAIEYRFVEWLALRVDMARYYVKHYDAKSSDYTDAVSANLVTYF
- a CDS encoding outer membrane beta-barrel protein; this encodes MKNVLFTLGIAAASLFSSIASAQYLDDSSSCNSWYLFGGVVHTGLFQDGYDATRSSIILGDNDRVNNLGWQVFLGYKFIPCFGLELGYVDLAKQRTGEHIPDDADFNVVTGHYRDYVVPLRGSLSMHFCDLSLSALFGVHYYNSHGSLSSVNGVTVISRFKSGMDFNFGAAIEYKFIEWLGLRLDLSRYYIKHYDDQASDYTDALTANLVTYF
- a CDS encoding outer membrane beta-barrel protein, with the translated sequence MKRIISVFYAIAVCLLSWVASVEAYPVCSFNSCEVQCNSSCDPWYVFAGIVHTGLFDDRYRTSEVTVGLGTPFLPTEGADHSNSLGWQAFLGYEFIPWFGLELGYVDLNKQRVGERILDGVLVCKGHYRNYVVPLRSRFSVHFGGLSLSLLAGIHYYHSKGSLSSPPLVVELLGSAPGYITISRNKAGMDFNVGAVIEYKFIDWLGLRIDATRYYIKRYDPSVSPYTDALSANLVTYF
- a CDS encoding M48 family metallopeptidase; its protein translation is MAMNFWEAQKKAKARTGLFITAFIILTFIVAILAEVALRYFAGENYNPPYPYFGLIFLGITFLTAGFQYFSFSLYGGRYVAEAAGGREVFSDTRDLKEQQLRNIVEEIAIASSVPTPEIFIIECRQINAFAAGLKKEKAAIAVTRGALMSLNRDELQGVIAHEFGHLHNGDMKVSTRLAAMVMGFFIIFYIGIRLLEGSFFVRGGDNDQRGGGGNSGQLIALAGLIFIVAGLITWFAGSVLKSFISREREYLADACAVQYTRNPNGLAGALKKINQAEVRDMPKSGIAYSHLYFDDRSFWNMLFATHPPIEKRIAAIEGKTYFPEESDSQK
- a CDS encoding LemA family protein, which encodes MIALIIILAIIVIIVLWIWGLYNRLVSLKNQVKNAWSQIDVQLQRRYDLIPNLIETVKGYMTYERSTLEAVINARNTAAGALDKLSKSGGPTEGSMKELIAAESTLKGSVGQIFALAENYPQLKASETMQKLQEELSSTENKVAFSRQAYNDCVMIYNISQQQFPAVLFAAAFGHKQTDQFTVDAEEARKAVKVKF